One window of the Clostridium sp. MB40-C1 genome contains the following:
- the atpG gene encoding ATP synthase F1 subunit gamma, translating to MAGAGLVAIKRRIKSVNNTKKITKAVSLVATSKLRRAKQNLDINNDYYNNLNKIMSRVLEDREGEDNIYINGNGSDKKIYIALTSDSGLCGGFNVGVVQKTVEAILKDKDNSSLIIVGEKGRTYFKKIGYDSLAEYVEIPDAPTIKEAKIIIDKAFNLYKNKEIGEMNVVYTKFISSVKQEVVIRKILPFKGTLPNDKESHDTYIEYEPEGDKFLNNISNIFLMQTMLNIMLNSKVSEQSSRMTAMDGATKNADDILEKLNLKYNRIRQSAITQEISEIVGGAEAQK from the coding sequence ATGGCAGGAGCAGGGTTAGTTGCTATAAAACGAAGAATAAAATCAGTTAATAATACTAAAAAAATAACAAAAGCTGTGAGTCTTGTTGCCACCTCTAAACTTAGAAGAGCGAAACAAAATTTAGATATAAATAATGATTACTACAATAATTTAAATAAAATTATGTCTCGCGTATTAGAAGACAGAGAAGGGGAAGACAATATATATATTAATGGTAATGGAAGTGATAAAAAAATATATATTGCCCTTACATCTGATTCAGGGTTATGTGGAGGATTTAATGTAGGAGTAGTTCAAAAAACTGTGGAAGCAATATTAAAAGATAAAGACAATTCATCCTTAATTATAGTAGGTGAAAAGGGAAGAACATATTTCAAGAAAATAGGATATGACTCTTTAGCTGAATATGTTGAAATTCCAGATGCCCCTACTATTAAAGAAGCTAAAATTATTATAGATAAAGCATTTAATTTATATAAAAATAAAGAAATTGGAGAAATGAATGTAGTTTATACAAAGTTTATTTCTTCAGTTAAACAAGAAGTGGTTATAAGAAAAATACTCCCATTTAAGGGAACTTTACCTAATGATAAAGAGAGTCATGATACTTATATAGAATATGAGCCTGAAGGTGATAAATTTCTAAATAATATTTCTAATATTTTTTTAATGCAGACTATGTTAAATATTATGTTAAATTCTAAGGTAAGTGAGCAAAGCTCAAGAATGACTGCTATGGACGGAGCTACTAAAAATGCAGATGACATATTAGAAAAGCTTAACTTAAAATACAATAGAATTAGACAAAGTGCAATAACTCAAGAAATATCAGAAATAGTTGGTGGTGCAGAGGCACAAAAATAA
- the atpA gene encoding F0F1 ATP synthase subunit alpha, which yields MNIRPDEITSIIKKEIQKYEKKIQTVDSGTIIQIGDGVARVYGLEDCMEGELLIFPNNIYGMALNLEQDNVGCVLLGSEKGIKEGDIVKSTGKVVEVPVGEELVGRVVDSLGNPLDGKGPIKTTETRPIEVEAPGVIKRQSVKEPLQTGIKSIDSMIPIGKGQRELIIGDRQVGKTAIAIDAILNQKGKNVKCIYVAIGQKQSTVAHIVNTLTEMGAMDYTIVVSSTASDSAPLQFLSPYAGCSMGEYFMNKGEDVLIVYDDLSKHAVSYRTMSLLLRRPPGREAYPGDVFYIHSRLLERAARLSDKLGGGSLTALPIIETLAGDVTAYIPTNVISITDGQIFLETELFYSGQKPAVNAGISVSRVGGNAQIKAMKQVSGTLRLELAQYRELAAFAQFGSDLDKESKSRLEKGKRLVEILKQDQYNPMPVEKQIIILYAAVNDYLADVKVSEIKKFEKEFLEYVDTHHRNLGKEILKEKQLTDSIKEELNNAIEEFKKIFLA from the coding sequence ATGAATATTAGACCTGATGAAATTACTTCAATAATAAAAAAAGAGATACAAAAATATGAGAAAAAAATACAAACAGTAGATTCTGGTACCATTATTCAAATAGGTGATGGTGTAGCTAGAGTTTATGGATTAGAAGATTGTATGGAAGGGGAACTTTTAATATTCCCTAATAATATATATGGTATGGCTCTTAACCTTGAGCAAGATAATGTTGGATGTGTTTTGTTAGGATCAGAGAAAGGTATTAAAGAAGGAGATATAGTTAAAAGTACAGGGAAAGTAGTTGAAGTACCTGTAGGGGAAGAACTAGTTGGTAGAGTGGTTGACTCTTTGGGAAATCCTCTTGATGGGAAAGGACCTATAAAAACTACAGAAACTAGACCTATTGAAGTAGAGGCTCCTGGAGTTATAAAAAGACAATCAGTTAAAGAACCACTTCAAACGGGTATTAAGTCAATAGACTCTATGATTCCTATAGGAAAAGGTCAAAGAGAACTTATCATAGGAGACAGACAAGTTGGTAAAACAGCAATTGCTATAGATGCTATATTAAATCAAAAAGGCAAAAACGTTAAATGTATATATGTTGCCATAGGACAAAAGCAATCTACTGTAGCACACATAGTAAATACGTTAACTGAAATGGGTGCTATGGATTATACAATAGTAGTGTCATCTACAGCATCAGATTCAGCTCCTCTTCAATTCTTATCTCCATATGCAGGATGTAGTATGGGTGAGTATTTTATGAATAAAGGTGAAGATGTTCTGATTGTATATGATGATTTGTCAAAGCATGCAGTATCTTATAGAACAATGTCATTATTACTAAGGAGACCACCTGGAAGGGAAGCATATCCTGGAGATGTATTTTACATTCATTCTAGACTATTAGAAAGGGCTGCTAGACTTTCTGATAAATTAGGAGGCGGTTCTTTAACAGCTTTACCTATAATAGAAACTCTTGCAGGAGATGTTACAGCGTATATACCAACTAATGTTATATCTATTACTGACGGCCAAATATTCTTAGAAACAGAGCTGTTCTATTCAGGACAAAAGCCAGCAGTAAATGCAGGTATATCAGTTTCACGTGTTGGAGGAAACGCTCAAATAAAGGCAATGAAGCAAGTATCAGGTACTCTAAGGTTAGAACTTGCACAGTATAGAGAGTTGGCTGCATTTGCACAGTTTGGTTCAGATCTTGATAAAGAATCAAAATCGAGGCTTGAAAAAGGTAAGAGATTAGTTGAGATATTAAAACAGGATCAATATAATCCTATGCCAGTAGAAAAACAGATAATTATTTTATATGCTGCTGTTAATGATTATTTAGCTGATGTGAAGGTATCGGAAATTAAAAAATTCGAAAAAGAATTTTTAGAATATGTTGATACTCATCATAGAAATTTAGGTAAAGAAATTTTAAAAGAAAAGCAATTAACAGATAGCATTAAAGAGGAACTTAATAATGCTATAGAAGAATTTAAAAAAATATTTTTAGCTTAA
- a CDS encoding F0F1 ATP synthase subunit delta: protein MYEYLDRRYALALYEVAKEKDKVEEYIQEGKEIIELLEGNEEIQKIIRHPEISTSRKKELFTEIFKDKIYDDLLSFMLLLIEKDRILYMKEKIKQMEKIHLQNGNKLVAHVKTVIPLNAEEKKELIKKLENKYRKTIILKEEIDKNLIGGVYVRVGDDVIDGSIRSKFEEINELVLSN from the coding sequence ATGTATGAATATCTTGATAGGAGATATGCTCTAGCATTATATGAGGTAGCTAAGGAAAAAGATAAGGTAGAGGAATATATACAAGAAGGAAAAGAAATTATAGAGTTATTAGAGGGTAATGAAGAAATACAAAAGATTATTAGACATCCAGAGATAAGTACATCAAGAAAAAAAGAATTATTTACAGAAATATTTAAAGACAAAATATATGATGATTTATTAAGTTTTATGCTTTTATTAATAGAAAAAGATAGAATTCTTTACATGAAAGAAAAAATTAAACAGATGGAGAAAATTCATCTACAAAATGGAAATAAGCTTGTTGCCCATGTCAAAACAGTAATTCCTTTAAATGCAGAAGAGAAAAAAGAATTAATTAAAAAATTAGAAAATAAATATAGAAAAACAATAATATTAAAGGAAGAAATAGACAAGAACTTAATTGGCGGGGTGTATGTTAGAGTAGGCGATGATGTAATTGATGGAAGCATAAGATCAAAGTTTGAAGAAATTAACGAGTTAGTATTAAGCAATTAG
- a CDS encoding F0F1 ATP synthase subunit B — MKINIRIIIYTLINFGLLYLILKHFLFKPVNDTIDSRKNEIESNIKKAEEDKKQAEIFKVESEKEIREAKVQGKEIVQQYKLKAEKVSEEIISEAHIEAEKIMERSNKEIERQKEKAEDDIKQNAISLAIQLSSKVLEETIDEEKHRQLIQDFIAKVGN, encoded by the coding sequence ATGAAAATAAATATACGAATAATTATATACACTTTAATAAATTTTGGACTATTATACCTTATACTGAAACATTTTTTATTTAAACCTGTAAATGATACTATAGATTCAAGAAAAAATGAGATAGAAAGTAACATAAAGAAAGCAGAAGAAGATAAAAAGCAGGCAGAAATTTTTAAAGTAGAAAGTGAAAAAGAAATAAGAGAAGCAAAAGTTCAAGGAAAAGAAATAGTTCAGCAATACAAATTAAAGGCGGAAAAAGTATCTGAAGAAATAATATCCGAAGCTCATATAGAAGCAGAGAAAATCATGGAAAGATCAAATAAGGAAATTGAAAGACAAAAAGAAAAAGCAGAAGACGACATTAAACAAAATGCTATAAGCTTAGCTATACAGTTATCTTCTAAGGTTTTAGAAGAAACTATAGATGAGGAAAAACATAGACAACTTATACAGGATTTTATTGCTAAGGTAGGTAATTAA
- the atpE gene encoding ATP synthase F0 subunit C, which translates to MNISSEAFVAGMSAIGAGLAALGCIGGGVGTGNATAKAVEGVSRQPEASGKIMSTLVVGGALSEATAIYAFLIGLLLVFKVTL; encoded by the coding sequence ATGAATATTAGTTCAGAAGCATTTGTAGCTGGAATGTCAGCTATAGGAGCAGGGTTAGCTGCTTTAGGATGTATAGGTGGAGGAGTAGGAACAGGAAATGCTACAGCTAAAGCTGTTGAAGGTGTTTCAAGACAACCAGAGGCAAGTGGAAAAATTATGAGTACATTAGTAGTTGGTGGTGCTCTCTCAGAAGCAACTGCTATTTATGCTTTCCTTATAGGATTGTTATTAGTATTTAAAGTTACATTATAA
- a CDS encoding F0F1 ATP synthase subunit A, whose translation MGSKPLNNFLGQNFGVTEAIVIQWIIIAIVSIIVINATRSLKKIPDRKQSAVEVFVSFINKFVTDNMGEECKNFIPYIGTLIIFLLIMNMVGLVGIEPPTKDFSVVLGIALITFIVVQAYAIKKQGIKHYFIGYAKPIIPLLPINIMERIMLPISLSLRLFGNITAAVVIMELVYGALGKAPFGIAQLGIPIPLHFYFDVFDGGIQMLIFVMLTMINIKVISEH comes from the coding sequence ATGGGATCGAAACCATTAAATAATTTTTTGGGACAAAACTTTGGGGTTACTGAAGCTATTGTAATTCAATGGATAATAATAGCTATAGTTTCGATAATTGTTATAAATGCAACAAGAAGTTTGAAGAAAATTCCAGATAGAAAACAAAGTGCAGTTGAGGTGTTTGTAAGTTTTATAAATAAGTTTGTAACTGATAATATGGGAGAAGAATGTAAAAACTTTATACCTTACATAGGTACATTAATTATTTTTTTATTAATAATGAATATGGTTGGATTGGTAGGAATTGAACCGCCAACTAAAGATTTTAGTGTAGTACTTGGAATAGCCTTGATTACATTTATAGTTGTTCAAGCATATGCAATTAAAAAACAAGGTATTAAGCACTATTTCATTGGATATGCTAAGCCTATAATACCATTACTTCCTATAAATATAATGGAAAGAATAATGTTACCAATATCTCTAAGTTTAAGATTGTTTGGGAACATAACTGCAGCTGTAGTAATTATGGAATTAGTTTATGGAGCATTGGGAAAAGCACCTTTTGGAATAGCTCAATTAGGAATTCCGATACCTCTTCATTTTTACTTTGATGTGTTTGATGGAGGTATTCAAATGTTGATTTTTGTTATGCTAACTATGATAAATATTAAAGTAATATCAGAACATTGA
- a CDS encoding ATP synthase subunit I codes for MRFEYENIDTIIKYIIFNVGGKMKKAEELSYMIRKTTYIDILMMTIILIAFFTSNNKYILFFLLGYILAVINFYINTYTINYVFLGKNINRTYLVSLSYFFRIILATIIGALLFKHNKFNVVAYVLGYNAHYISILIYSLQNKDERM; via the coding sequence ATGAGGTTTGAATATGAAAATATAGATACTATAATAAAGTATATTATATTTAATGTTGGAGGAAAAATGAAAAAGGCAGAAGAGCTATCTTACATGATTAGAAAAACAACTTACATAGATATACTTATGATGACAATAATACTCATTGCTTTTTTTACAAGTAATAACAAATATATACTTTTTTTTCTCTTGGGCTATATATTAGCTGTTATAAATTTTTATATAAATACTTATACAATAAATTATGTGTTTTTAGGAAAAAATATAAACCGTACTTATTTAGTTTCTTTAAGTTATTTTTTTAGAATAATTTTGGCAACTATAATAGGAGCACTATTATTTAAGCATAATAAATTTAATGTAGTAGCTTATGTTTTAGGTTACAATGCTCATTATATATCTATTTTAATATATTCCCTACAAAATAAGGATGAGAGGATGTGA
- a CDS encoding acetyl-CoA C-acetyltransferase, with the protein MKNVVIASAVRTPVGSFGGKLKDVTAVELGSTVIKEALNRAGVKPEQVDEVIMGHVLQAGLGQNTSRQSSVNAGIPVEVPTFAINKVCGSGLRAVSLAAQIIKAGDADIVVAGGTENMSRAPYIFEGGRWGQRMGDGKMVDEMIKDGLWDAFNQYHMGITAENVNEKYGITREEQDAFSLRSQQNAERAIKEGRFKDEIVPVVVKTRKGEVIVDTDEYPKFGTTEEKLAKLRPAFKKDGSVTAGNASGINDGAAALVIMSEEKANELGIKPLAKIVSYGSKGVDPSVMGLGPIGATEKALQKAGLKIEDMDLIEANEAFAAQSIAVSRELGFNKFMDRVNVNGGAIAIGHPIGCSGARILVTLLYEMQKREDAKRGLATLCIGGGMGTSLIVEK; encoded by the coding sequence ATGAAAAATGTAGTTATAGCAAGTGCAGTTAGAACACCTGTAGGATCATTTGGGGGAAAATTAAAGGATGTAACAGCTGTAGAATTAGGAAGTACAGTTATTAAAGAAGCATTAAATAGAGCTGGTGTAAAACCAGAACAGGTTGATGAAGTAATAATGGGTCATGTTCTTCAAGCTGGATTAGGACAAAATACATCAAGACAATCATCTGTAAATGCAGGTATTCCAGTAGAAGTTCCAACTTTTGCAATTAATAAAGTATGTGGATCAGGATTAAGAGCAGTATCATTAGCAGCACAAATAATTAAAGCTGGAGATGCAGATATAGTTGTTGCTGGTGGAACAGAAAATATGTCAAGAGCACCTTATATCTTCGAAGGAGGAAGATGGGGACAGAGAATGGGTGACGGAAAAATGGTAGATGAAATGATTAAAGATGGACTATGGGATGCCTTTAATCAATATCATATGGGAATAACAGCTGAAAATGTTAATGAAAAGTATGGAATAACAAGAGAAGAACAAGATGCGTTTTCATTAAGATCTCAACAAAATGCTGAAAGAGCTATAAAAGAAGGAAGATTTAAAGATGAAATAGTTCCAGTAGTTGTAAAAACAAGAAAAGGTGAAGTTATAGTTGATACAGATGAATATCCAAAGTTTGGAACAACTGAAGAAAAGTTAGCAAAATTAAGACCAGCTTTCAAAAAAGATGGATCAGTTACAGCAGGAAATGCTTCAGGAATAAATGATGGAGCAGCAGCTTTAGTAATAATGAGTGAAGAAAAAGCTAATGAATTAGGAATAAAACCATTGGCTAAAATAGTATCTTATGGTTCAAAGGGCGTAGATCCTTCAGTAATGGGATTAGGACCAATAGGAGCAACAGAAAAAGCATTACAAAAAGCAGGACTAAAGATAGAGGATATGGATTTAATAGAAGCTAACGAAGCTTTTGCTGCACAAAGTATAGCAGTATCAAGAGAATTAGGTTTTAATAAATTTATGGATAGAGTAAATGTAAATGGAGGAGCAATAGCAATTGGACACCCAATAGGATGTTCAGGAGCAAGAATTCTTGTTACATTATTATATGAAATGCAAAAGAGAGAAGATGCTAAGAGAGGATTAGCTACTCTTTGCATAGGCGGAGGCATGGGAACTAGCCTTATTGTTGAAAAATAG
- the wecB gene encoding non-hydrolyzing UDP-N-acetylglucosamine 2-epimerase, with the protein MSKIKVMSIFGTRPEAIKMAPLIKELENEENIESKVCVTAQHREMLDQVLELFHIKPDYDLNIMQEKQSLSGITTRVLISLEEVFEKENPHIVLVHGDTTTTFAASLAAFYKKIKIGHVEAGLRTNNKYFPFPEEMNRKLTGALADLHFAPTQRAKANLLKEGIDEKSIFVTGNTVIDAMKYTIKDNYVFENDQLNNIDYSKKIIMVTAHRRENWGEGISNICEALIEIVNLNQNIEVIYLVHPNPIVKKTTQEILGNIDRVHLLPPLDTKDTHNLMKKCYMVMTDSGGIQEEAPHLGKPVLVLRNVTERIEAKEAGTVKIVGVCKDTIVREANILLSNGEEYFKMSRAINPYGDGDSSIKIVNKILQNFL; encoded by the coding sequence ATGAGTAAGATAAAAGTTATGAGTATTTTTGGAACTAGACCCGAAGCCATAAAAATGGCTCCTCTTATTAAAGAATTAGAAAATGAAGAAAACATAGAATCAAAAGTTTGTGTTACAGCACAGCACAGAGAAATGTTAGATCAAGTTTTAGAACTTTTTCATATTAAACCTGATTATGATTTGAATATAATGCAAGAAAAACAAAGTTTAAGTGGTATTACTACAAGGGTTCTTATAAGTTTAGAAGAAGTTTTTGAAAAAGAAAACCCACATATTGTACTGGTACATGGTGATACTACAACAACTTTTGCAGCATCTCTTGCTGCTTTTTATAAAAAAATAAAAATAGGGCACGTGGAAGCAGGATTAAGAACTAATAATAAGTATTTCCCTTTTCCTGAGGAGATGAATAGAAAACTTACTGGAGCTTTAGCTGATTTGCATTTTGCACCAACACAAAGAGCTAAAGCTAATTTACTTAAAGAAGGAATAGATGAAAAGAGTATATTTGTAACTGGAAATACAGTTATAGATGCAATGAAATATACTATAAAAGATAATTATGTGTTTGAAAATGATCAATTAAATAATATAGATTATAGTAAGAAAATTATAATGGTGACAGCTCATAGGAGAGAAAATTGGGGAGAAGGTATTAGTAATATTTGTGAAGCGCTTATTGAAATTGTTAATTTAAATCAAAACATAGAAGTAATATATCTTGTGCATCCTAACCCAATTGTTAAAAAAACTACACAAGAAATTTTAGGAAATATAGACAGGGTTCATTTATTACCTCCATTAGACACAAAAGATACACATAATCTTATGAAAAAATGTTATATGGTTATGACTGATTCAGGAGGAATACAAGAAGAAGCACCTCATTTAGGAAAACCTGTTTTAGTATTAAGAAATGTTACAGAAAGAATAGAGGCTAAAGAGGCAGGCACTGTAAAGATAGTGGGCGTATGTAAAGATACTATAGTGAGAGAAGCTAATATATTATTAAGTAATGGTGAGGAATATTTCAAAATGAGTAGGGCAATAAATCCTTATGGAGATGGAGATTCATCAATAAAAATAGTTAATAAAATTTTACAAAACTTTCTATAA
- a CDS encoding MraY family glycosyltransferase translates to MDNIKSLMIVSTAISLILTPFIKKFAIYIKAIDIPKDERRIHKRPIPLLGGVAIYLSFLITMFLKEGTLTRHEIGIIIGATIIVIGGLIDDIREIKPWQKLMFQVSAAAVLILFEVKISIITNPFPSNRLFIYLGWLSIPITIIWIVGITNAINLIDGVDGLAAGVAFISSITIFIIAIINGRQEAAILTIILSGSILGFLPYNFNPASIFMGDTGAQLLGFLLAAISLKGAIKSATAFAIAVPILAFGIPIYDTLFAMIRRKINGKPIMQADRGHLHHRLLDMGLNQKQVVIIMYLISAVLGGISIIAMQMSTQRSYFLLTFVILIIVLLAWKCGFFKHRE, encoded by the coding sequence ATGGATAACATAAAGAGTTTGATGATAGTTTCTACAGCAATATCCCTTATATTAACTCCTTTTATAAAGAAATTTGCCATTTATATAAAGGCTATTGATATACCTAAGGATGAGAGGCGAATTCATAAAAGACCAATTCCTTTATTAGGGGGAGTGGCTATATATTTATCCTTTTTGATTACTATGTTTTTAAAAGAAGGAACACTTACTAGACATGAGATTGGTATAATAATAGGAGCCACGATAATTGTGATAGGAGGGCTAATAGATGATATAAGAGAAATTAAGCCTTGGCAGAAGCTTATGTTTCAAGTTTCTGCAGCAGCAGTTCTTATATTATTCGAAGTTAAAATATCAATTATTACAAACCCTTTTCCATCTAACAGATTGTTTATATATTTAGGATGGTTATCTATACCTATAACTATTATTTGGATTGTAGGTATCACAAATGCTATTAATTTAATTGATGGGGTTGATGGCCTTGCTGCAGGAGTGGCATTTATTTCTTCGATTACTATATTTATTATAGCTATAATTAATGGTAGACAAGAAGCTGCTATATTAACGATAATTTTAAGTGGTTCAATATTAGGTTTTTTGCCTTATAATTTTAATCCAGCTTCTATATTTATGGGCGATACAGGAGCTCAGTTATTAGGATTTTTACTTGCGGCTATATCTTTAAAGGGAGCCATAAAATCTGCTACCGCTTTTGCTATAGCAGTTCCTATTTTAGCTTTTGGAATTCCTATATATGATACGCTTTTTGCTATGATAAGGAGAAAAATAAATGGTAAACCTATTATGCAAGCCGATAGAGGGCATCTCCATCATAGACTTTTAGATATGGGACTTAATCAAAAACAAGTAGTTATAATAATGTATCTCATAAGTGCTGTTTTAGGAGGAATATCTATAATAGCTATGCAAATGAGTACACAAAGATCATATTTCCTACTTACTTTCGTTATATTAATAATAGTTTTATTAGCATGGAAATGTGGCTTTTTTAAACATAGAGAATAA
- a CDS encoding cytidine deaminase, whose amino-acid sequence MERIDKHNYYLDICQTILERGTCLRRNFGAIIVKNDEIMSSGYSGAPRGRKNCSDLGYCRRQELNVERGTRYELCRSVHAEQNAIISARRQDMIGGSMYLVGKEVNTGELVEKAEPCLLCKRFIINSGISRVIVRDTQKEFRIIDVQEWIDNDDSLIGKGTY is encoded by the coding sequence ATGGAAAGAATAGATAAACATAATTATTATTTAGATATTTGTCAAACAATATTAGAAAGAGGAACGTGCCTTAGAAGAAATTTTGGGGCTATAATAGTTAAAAATGACGAAATAATGTCTTCGGGCTACTCAGGAGCACCAAGAGGAAGAAAAAATTGTTCAGATTTAGGATATTGTAGAAGACAAGAACTTAATGTTGAAAGAGGAACAAGATATGAACTTTGCAGATCTGTTCATGCTGAGCAAAATGCAATAATATCAGCAAGAAGGCAAGATATGATCGGAGGCTCTATGTATCTTGTTGGAAAAGAAGTGAATACAGGTGAGTTAGTGGAAAAAGCAGAACCTTGCTTGCTATGTAAAAGATTTATTATAAATTCAGGAATAAGTAGGGTCATTGTTAGAGATACTCAAAAAGAATTTCGAATTATTGATGTTCAAGAATGGATAGATAACGATGATTCTTTAATAGGTAAAGGCACTTATTAA
- the upp gene encoding uracil phosphoribosyltransferase produces the protein MSKVTQIAHPLILHKLAIIRDKDTGSKDFRELVEEIAMLMAYEVTRDFPLKEVEIETPICKTKCKMLSGKKVAIVPILRAGLGMVDGMLKLIPAAKVGHIGMYRDEETLTPVEYFCKLPQDIQEREIIVTDPMLATGGSAIDAIEALKKRGAQNIRLMCLVSSPEGIKAVMDSHPDVDIYVAGIDEKLNDHGYIVPGLGDAGDRLFGTK, from the coding sequence ATGAGTAAAGTAACTCAAATAGCACATCCGCTAATTTTACATAAATTAGCTATCATAAGAGATAAGGATACAGGATCAAAAGATTTTAGAGAGCTTGTAGAAGAAATAGCTATGCTTATGGCTTATGAAGTAACTCGTGATTTCCCATTAAAGGAAGTAGAAATAGAAACACCTATTTGCAAAACAAAATGTAAAATGCTTTCTGGAAAAAAAGTTGCTATAGTTCCTATATTAAGAGCTGGACTTGGAATGGTTGATGGAATGTTAAAGCTTATACCAGCAGCTAAGGTTGGACATATAGGAATGTATAGAGATGAAGAAACATTAACACCAGTAGAATACTTCTGTAAATTGCCTCAAGATATTCAAGAGAGGGAAATAATAGTAACTGACCCTATGCTTGCTACAGGAGGATCAGCAATAGATGCAATAGAAGCGCTTAAAAAGAGAGGAGCGCAAAATATAAGATTAATGTGCCTTGTTTCATCTCCAGAAGGAATAAAAGCAGTTATGGATTCACATCCTGATGTTGATATATATGTTGCAGGTATTGATGAGAAATTAAACGATCACGGATATATAGTGCCAGGTCTTGGTGATGCAGGAGATAGACTTTTTGGAACAAAATAA
- the rpiB gene encoding ribose 5-phosphate isomerase B, translating to MRIAIGSDHGGFQLKNAVIKHLEEKGMEIKDFGTLSEESCDYPDYSLKVAEEVAAKNYDFGILICGTGIGISIAANKVPGIRAALCSDTFSAHATREHNNANILAMGQRVVGEGLALDIVDTFLNSKFEGGRHEKRINKITEIEKKYSK from the coding sequence ATGAGAATAGCGATTGGTTCTGACCATGGTGGATTTCAATTAAAAAATGCAGTTATAAAGCATTTAGAGGAAAAAGGTATGGAGATTAAAGATTTTGGAACATTAAGTGAAGAATCTTGCGATTATCCAGATTATAGTTTGAAAGTTGCTGAAGAAGTAGCGGCTAAAAATTATGATTTTGGAATACTAATATGTGGTACAGGTATAGGTATAAGTATAGCTGCTAATAAAGTTCCAGGAATAAGAGCAGCATTATGTAGTGATACTTTTAGTGCTCATGCAACAAGAGAGCATAATAACGCTAATATACTTGCTATGGGTCAAAGAGTTGTAGGTGAAGGTCTTGCACTTGATATTGTAGATACATTCTTAAATTCAAAATTTGAAGGTGGAAGACATGAAAAGAGAATTAATAAAATTACAGAAATTGAAAAGAAATATTCAAAATAA
- a CDS encoding low molecular weight protein arginine phosphatase: MQVLFVCTGNTCRSCMAESIFNSISNTDNVRAISAGIAVVPGSKTSENTSLLIKENFSIDLSSRCSVQLQEEMLKECNLILTMTSYIKDILVEKFKQYKDKIYTLSEYVDFKEDIVDPYGGDLEVYRNTFDMLKEAICLLLNKIKEDNGI, from the coding sequence ATGCAGGTTTTATTCGTTTGTACAGGAAATACATGTAGAAGTTGTATGGCAGAATCGATTTTTAATTCAATATCAAACACAGATAATGTTAGAGCTATTTCTGCTGGTATTGCTGTTGTTCCTGGAAGTAAAACCTCAGAAAACACTTCTTTACTGATAAAGGAAAATTTTTCAATTGATTTAAGCAGTAGATGTTCTGTTCAATTACAAGAAGAAATGTTAAAAGAGTGTAATTTAATATTAACTATGACAAGTTATATTAAAGATATATTAGTAGAAAAATTTAAACAGTATAAAGACAAAATATATACTCTAAGTGAATATGTTGATTTTAAAGAAGACATAGTAGACCCTTATGGTGGGGATTTAGAGGTATATAGGAATACTTTTGATATGCTTAAAGAGGCTATATGCTTATTATTGAACAAAATAAAGGAAGATAATGGTATTTAA